The nucleotide sequence CGACGATCAAGCGCTCGATACGTTCAGCGACCACATCACTGACCTGGCGGCGTGTTTCAGGGCTTTCAGCGGTCATATCCATACTCCGAGAAACTGGTAGGACCAGTTTTAACTAGCTGATCACGAGGTGATCAATATAAGGCGCTAATCCAGTAAAGGTAAGGTCTGGTGCGACATTACGTCGCCAAGTGGAGTGAAATAACTGGTCATACCAGTAAGTAAGACGATGGACGCTGGGCGCACAAGTCTCTACACATGGGTCACAAAAAGCAGGCCGCTGCGCTATTGGCACTGCACAAAAGAACCCGCCACGCGAGAGAGAGCCTGCCATGAGTATTCTTTACGACGAGCGCGTTGACGGGGTACTGCCCAAGGTCGATAAGTCAGCCCTGCTGGCTGAACTGCGTGAGCTTCTGCCGGATATGCACGTGCTGCACACCCAGGAAGACCTTAAACCCTACGAATGCGATGGGCTCTCGGCCTATACCACCACGCCGATGCTGGTGGTGTTGCCGGAGCGCATTGAGCAGGTCGAGCGCCTGCTCAAGCTCTGCTATCAGCGTAATGTGCCCGTGGTCGCACGCGGCGCTGGCACGGGCCTGTCGGGTGGTGCGTTACCACTTGAGCAAGGCATTTTGTTGGTGATGGCGCGCTTCAAGCACATCATCGAAGTCAATCCCGCAGGCCGCTATGCGCGGGTGCAGCCTGGTGTGCGCAACCTGGCCATCTCCCAAGCCGCCGCCCCCTATGATCTGTATTACGCACCGGATCCGTCCTCGCAAATCGCCTGTTCAATTGGCGGTAACGTCGCCGAGAACGCCGGGGGTGTGCACTGCCTGAAATACGGCCTGACCGTGCACAACCTGCTCAAGGTCGACATCCTTACCGTCGAAGGCGAGCGCATGACCCTCGGCAGTGATGCCCTGGATTCACCGGGTTTCGACCTGTTGGCCTTGTTCACGGGCTCCGAAGGCATGCTCGGCATCATCACCGAAGTCACCGTCAAGCTGTTGCCTAAGCCGCAGGTGGCGAAAGTGCTGCTGGCCAGCTTTGACTCGGTGGAGAAGGCCGGTCGCGCGGTGGGTGAAATCATTGCGGCCGGGATCATCCCCGGCGGCCTGGAGATGATGGACAACCTGGCGATTCGCGCCGCTGAAGATTTTATCTACGCTGGCTACCCGGTGGATGCCGAAGCCATCCTGCTCTGTGAGTTGGACGGTGTGGAAGCCGATGTGCATGACGAGTGTGACCGAGTTAAGGCCGTACTGATCCAGGCCGGCGCCACCGAGGTGCGCCTAGCGCGTGATGAAGCGGAGCGCATCAGATTCTGGGCCGGGCGCAAGAACGCCTTCCCGGCGGTGGGACGTCTTTCGCCAGACTATTACTGCATGGACGGCACCATCCCGCGCCGCGAGCTGCCGGGCGTGCTCAAGGGCATCAGCGACCTCTCCGAGGAGTTTGGTCTGCGTGTGGCCAACGTGTTCCATGCCGGTGACGGCAACATGCACCCATTGATTCTGTTTGATGCCAACCAGCCCGGCGAGCTGGACCGCGCCGAGACCCTGGGCGGCAAGATCCTCGAACTCTGCGTCAAGGTCGGTGGCAGCATCACCGGCGAGCACGGCGTGGGCCGCGAGAAGATCAACCAGATGTGTTCCCAGTTCAACAGCGACGAGCTGACCCTGTTCCACGCGGTCAAAGCAGCCTTCGATCCGAGCGGCCTGCTCAACCCCGGCAAGAACATTCCGACCCTGCACCGCTGCGCCGAGTTCGGCTCCATGCATGTGCACCACGGCAAGCTGCCTTTTCCTGAACTGGAGCGTTTTTAATGGTTATGCGGCATGACGCAGATGCCAGTGCGGCGCTGCTGGAACAAGTCAATCACAGCCTCAACAGCTCGACTGCATTGCGCATTCAAGGCGGCAATAGCAAAGCGTTCCTCGGCCGCAAGGTCGAGGGTGAAGTGCTGGATATTCGCGCCCACCGCGGCATTGTCAGCTATGACCCGACTGAGCTGGTGATAACCGCGCGCGCCGGCACCCCGCTGGCTGAGTTAGCAGCAGTACTCGATGAGGCCGGGCAGATGCTCACCTGCGAGCCTGCACAATTCGACGGCGCGGCGACCCTTGGCGGTATGGTGGCCAGCGGTCTTTCGGGCCCGCGCCGACCCTGGTCTGGTGCGGTACGTGACCTGGTGCTGGGCACACGCCTGATCACCGGCCTGGGTAAACACCTGCGCTTTGGTGGCGAGGTGATGAAGAACGTCGCCGGCTACGACCTCTCGCGCCTACTGGCCGGCAGCTTTGGTTGTCTTGGGGTGATTACCGAGGTATCGCTCAAAGTGCTGCCCAAGCCGCGCCAGTGCCTCAGCCTGCGCCTTGAAATGGACGCCGTCTTGGCCCTGCAAAAGCTCGCCGAGTGGGGCCAACAGCCGATTCCGCTGAGCGCCGCCAGTCACGATGGTAAAGCCTTGCACCTGCGCCTGGAGGGCGGTGAAGGTTCGGTAGCGGCGGCTCGCGAACGTATCGGTGGCGAGCTGCTTGAAAGCGCTTATTGGGCTGACCTGCGTGAGCAGCGCTTGGGCTTCTTTGCCGATCCACGGCCGTTGTGGCGGTTATCAGTGCCGAGCCATACCGGCGTGCTGGCATTGCCCGGTGAACAGCTGATCGACTGGGGCGGCGCACAACGCTGGTTGAAGTCTGATGCTGATGCCGCGCTGATTCGTCAAACCGTCGCCGCAGTCGGTGGCCACGCCACCTGCTTCACGGCCGGCCACTGCGACAGCCCATTTCATCCGCTGGCTGCACCGCTGCTGCGCTATCACCGCCAGCTTAAAACCCAGCTCGACCCCCAGGGCATCTTCAACCCTGGCCGCCTGTATGCCGAGGTATAGCTGTGCAGACCAATCTGAGTGAACAAGCCAAGCTACTGCCGCGCGCCGAGGAAGCTGAACGTATCCTGCGCAGCTGTGTGCATTGTGGCTTCTGCAATGCCACCTGCCCGACCTATCAACTGCTGGGCGACGAGCTGGACGGCCCGCGCGGGCGCATCTACCTGATCAAGCAGGTGCTTGAAGGCAATGAAGTCACCGTCAAGACCCAGCTGCACTTAGACCGCTGCCTCACCTGTCGTAATTGTGAAACCACCTGCCCGTCGGGTGTGGAGTACCACAACCTGCTGGATATCGGCCGCGCCGTGGTCGATGCCGCCGTGCCCCGTCCGCTGGCGCAACGGGTATTGAGTGAAAGCCTGCGTGCGGTAGTGCCACATGCGGGGCTGTTCAAAAGCCTGACTCAGGTCGGCCAAATATTCCGCCCGCTGCTACCGGCCAGCCTCAAGGCCAAGCTTCCGCGCGCGGTAACTGCTGCCAAACCACGTCCTGAACCACGCCATGCCCGCCGGGTGCTGATGCTGGAAGGCTGCGTACAGCCTGGCCTGGCACCCAACACCAATGCCGCCACGGCGCGGGTACTTGACCGCTTAAACATCAGCGTCACGCCGATCTATGAAGCCGGCTGCTGCGGCGCGGTGGACTACCACCTCAACGCCCAAGAGCGAGGCTTGCAGCGCGCCCGGAAAAATATCGACGCCTGGTGGCCGGCTATTGAACAGGGCGCTGAGGCCATCGTGCAGACAGCCAGCGGTTGCGGTGCCTTCGTCAAAGATTATGGCCACTTGTTGGCGCAGGATTTCGCCTATGCGGAGAAGGCCAAGCGCGTCAGTACGTTGGCCAAAGACTTGGTTGAGGTGCTGAGCGCCGAACCGCTGGAGCAGTTGGGTGTGCACGCCGACAAGCGTTTGGCCTTCCATTGCCCTTGCACCTTGCAGCATGCGCAAAAGCTCGGCGGCGCGGTCGAGGGCGTGCTCAGCCGCCTTGGCTTCGGCTTGACCGCCGTGCCCGACAGCCACCTGTGCTGCGGTTCGGCCGGGACCTATTCGCTGACCCAGCCGGAGCTGTCCAAGCAGCTGCGCGACAACAAAATGAATGCCCTGGAAAGCGGCAAGCCGGAGGTGATTGTCACCGCTAACATCGGCTGCCAAACCCACCTCGACGGCGCCGGTCGCACCCCTGTGCGGCACTGGATCGAACTCGTCGAAGAAGCCCTGAATTAACCGGAGAACACCATGCTAAGCAAAGCCGTTTTGAGCCAAACCGAAGTCAACCGCATGCTCACTGCTGCGCGCAGCGAAGCCGAAAAAAATCAGTGGGCGGTGACCATCAGCGTGGTTGACGACGGCGGCCACTTGCTTGCCCTGGAGCGTCTCGACGGTTGCGCCCCAATTGGCGCTTACATTTCGAGCGAAAAAGCGCGCAGCGCTGCCATCGGCCGCCGCGAAACCAAGAGCTTTGAGGACATGGTCAATGGCGGACGTACGGCATTCCTGTCCGCGCCATTGGTGACCTCGCTGGAAGGCGGCGTGCCGGTGATCGTTGACGGCCAGGTGATCGGTGCATTGGGTGTTTCCGGAGTCAAAGCTGATCAAGACGCGCAAGTGGCTAAAGCCGGCGTCGCTGCACTGAACTGATTCGCATAGTGAGGCGGTTCCTCAGTGATCCGCCAACCGCCTAGCGTCTCACCTGTACTGATTTTGGAGAGTGGAAAATGACCGATCGCGTGAACTGCCAGCGCCTGCAAGTGGCCGCCAACCTGCAACGTTTTATCGACGAGGAAGTGCTGCCGGGCAGCGGTATTGAGCGCGACGCCTTCTGGGCCGGCTTCGATGCCCTGGTGCACGACCTAGCGCCGCAAAACCGTGCGCTGCTGGCCGAACGTGATGCCCTGCAAGTCCAGCTGGACACCTGGCACCGCGAGCATCCCGGCCCGATTAGCGACATGCCGGCGTATCGCACGTTCCTCGAATCCATCGGCTACCTGTTGCCGCAACCTGACAGCGTGCAGGCCAGCACCGCCAACGTCGACAGCGAGATCACCACTCAAGCTGGCCCGCAGTTGGTGGTGCCGGTGATGAATGCGCGCTACGCGCTCAACGCGGCCAACGCCCGCTGGGGTTCGCTCTACGATGCCTTGTATGGCACCGACGCTATCTCTGAAGACGACGGCACGCAAAAGGGTCCGGGCTATAACCAGGTGCGCGGCGACAAGGTAATTGCCTTTGCTCGTGCCTTCCTCGATCAGTCCGCACCATTAGCCACTGGCTCCCACGTCGATTCGACGG is from Pseudomonas sp. TMP9 and encodes:
- the glcD gene encoding glycolate oxidase subunit GlcD — its product is MSILYDERVDGVLPKVDKSALLAELRELLPDMHVLHTQEDLKPYECDGLSAYTTTPMLVVLPERIEQVERLLKLCYQRNVPVVARGAGTGLSGGALPLEQGILLVMARFKHIIEVNPAGRYARVQPGVRNLAISQAAAPYDLYYAPDPSSQIACSIGGNVAENAGGVHCLKYGLTVHNLLKVDILTVEGERMTLGSDALDSPGFDLLALFTGSEGMLGIITEVTVKLLPKPQVAKVLLASFDSVEKAGRAVGEIIAAGIIPGGLEMMDNLAIRAAEDFIYAGYPVDAEAILLCELDGVEADVHDECDRVKAVLIQAGATEVRLARDEAERIRFWAGRKNAFPAVGRLSPDYYCMDGTIPRRELPGVLKGISDLSEEFGLRVANVFHAGDGNMHPLILFDANQPGELDRAETLGGKILELCVKVGGSITGEHGVGREKINQMCSQFNSDELTLFHAVKAAFDPSGLLNPGKNIPTLHRCAEFGSMHVHHGKLPFPELERF
- the glcE gene encoding glycolate oxidase subunit GlcE — protein: MVMRHDADASAALLEQVNHSLNSSTALRIQGGNSKAFLGRKVEGEVLDIRAHRGIVSYDPTELVITARAGTPLAELAAVLDEAGQMLTCEPAQFDGAATLGGMVASGLSGPRRPWSGAVRDLVLGTRLITGLGKHLRFGGEVMKNVAGYDLSRLLAGSFGCLGVITEVSLKVLPKPRQCLSLRLEMDAVLALQKLAEWGQQPIPLSAASHDGKALHLRLEGGEGSVAAARERIGGELLESAYWADLREQRLGFFADPRPLWRLSVPSHTGVLALPGEQLIDWGGAQRWLKSDADAALIRQTVAAVGGHATCFTAGHCDSPFHPLAAPLLRYHRQLKTQLDPQGIFNPGRLYAEV
- the glcF gene encoding glycolate oxidase subunit GlcF, yielding MQTNLSEQAKLLPRAEEAERILRSCVHCGFCNATCPTYQLLGDELDGPRGRIYLIKQVLEGNEVTVKTQLHLDRCLTCRNCETTCPSGVEYHNLLDIGRAVVDAAVPRPLAQRVLSESLRAVVPHAGLFKSLTQVGQIFRPLLPASLKAKLPRAVTAAKPRPEPRHARRVLMLEGCVQPGLAPNTNAATARVLDRLNISVTPIYEAGCCGAVDYHLNAQERGLQRARKNIDAWWPAIEQGAEAIVQTASGCGAFVKDYGHLLAQDFAYAEKAKRVSTLAKDLVEVLSAEPLEQLGVHADKRLAFHCPCTLQHAQKLGGAVEGVLSRLGFGLTAVPDSHLCCGSAGTYSLTQPELSKQLRDNKMNALESGKPEVIVTANIGCQTHLDGAGRTPVRHWIELVEEALN
- a CDS encoding heme-binding protein; the protein is MLSKAVLSQTEVNRMLTAARSEAEKNQWAVTISVVDDGGHLLALERLDGCAPIGAYISSEKARSAAIGRRETKSFEDMVNGGRTAFLSAPLVTSLEGGVPVIVDGQVIGALGVSGVKADQDAQVAKAGVAALN